A single region of the Hylaeus volcanicus isolate JK05 chromosome 5, UHH_iyHylVolc1.0_haploid, whole genome shotgun sequence genome encodes:
- the LOC128877409 gene encoding histone-lysine N-methyltransferase SETMAR-like codes for MEEYKVHFRHLMAFYFRKGKNATETARKISAVYGEGSVAESTVRKWFARFKSGNFDLMDRERSGRPLVADNDLIRTLVENNPRQTTRDIAEVAHISHTTVVNCLKALRFVSHYDVWVPHDLTEKNIMDRISISDSLLKRNENDPFLKRLITGDEKWVLYNNVQRKRS; via the coding sequence ATGGAGGAATATAAGGTGCACTTCCGTCATTTGATggctttttattttcgaaagggAAAAAACGCTACAGAAACAGCACGGAAGATTTCTGCCGTTTATGGAGAAGGTTCTGTTGCTGAAAGTACCGTGCGAAAATGGTTTGCTCGCTTCAAAAGTGGCAATTTTGATTTGATGGACCGAGAACGTTCTGGTAGGCCTTTAGTTGCCGATAACGATTTAATCAGAACACTAGTGGAAAATAATCCACGGCAAACAACACGGGACATCGCAGAGGTAGCTCACATATCCCACACGACCGTTGTGAATTGTTTAAAGGCCCTCAGATTCGTAAGTCATTACGATGTCTGGGTGCCGCACGACCTGACGGAGAAAAACATAATGGATCGCATTTCCATAAGCGATTCACTCctgaagcgaaatgaaaatgatccATTCTTAAAACGGCTAATAACGGGTGATGAAAAATGGGTCCTCTATAACAATGTGCAGCGAAAGAGATCATAG